In Nitrosophilus labii, the following proteins share a genomic window:
- the istA gene encoding IS21 family transposase, whose product MISYEEFVMIHTLKKQGYSIRGISRITGLDRRTISKRLKEESLKPRKKVVYKSKLDTFKSYIEKRVKEALPDKIPSTVIYREILDMGYEGKGRVVQSFVSDLYKKFMPLKEESIVRFETLPGEQAQVDWTVIKGGKNPIYAFIMILGYSRYTYVCFTDNMRYETFEDCHKKAYSYFGGIPKNILYDNLKSVVIKRNAYGAGKHKFNEKFLDFSRDYGFNPLLCKPYRAKTKGKVERYIGYLKRNFYIPLKAKLKNSSLVIDCKLLNSQIFSWLEITSNRVHSTLKQKPRELFEIEKKALLPLVKTAEPRSSLMIHTKSNSTNKKVFVSIDKNNNFFRKTEYSKEDNKLYLKILDDKVKIEPQTSLKDYEDLLQEAVNE is encoded by the coding sequence ATGATAAGCTATGAGGAGTTTGTAATGATACACACTTTAAAAAAGCAGGGGTACAGCATAAGGGGGATATCGAGAATTACCGGTTTAGATAGAAGAACAATTTCAAAAAGACTCAAGGAAGAGAGTTTGAAACCAAGGAAAAAAGTTGTTTACAAATCGAAGCTCGATACTTTTAAATCGTATATTGAAAAAAGAGTAAAAGAGGCTTTGCCAGATAAAATCCCTTCCACTGTTATTTACAGGGAGATTTTGGATATGGGATATGAAGGAAAAGGAAGAGTTGTTCAAAGCTTTGTAAGTGATTTATATAAAAAGTTTATGCCTTTAAAAGAGGAGAGTATTGTAAGATTTGAGACTTTGCCTGGTGAGCAAGCTCAAGTTGACTGGACAGTTATAAAAGGCGGCAAAAATCCAATATATGCATTTATAATGATACTTGGATACAGCAGATATACATACGTCTGTTTTACGGACAATATGAGATATGAGACATTTGAAGATTGCCATAAAAAAGCATATTCTTACTTTGGCGGAATACCTAAAAATATACTTTATGATAACCTAAAAAGTGTTGTAATAAAAAGAAACGCATATGGAGCAGGAAAACACAAATTTAATGAAAAGTTTCTTGATTTTTCACGAGACTACGGTTTCAATCCACTTCTATGCAAACCATATAGAGCTAAAACGAAAGGGAAAGTTGAAAGATATATAGGATATTTGAAAAGAAACTTCTATATACCCTTAAAAGCAAAGCTGAAAAATTCTTCTCTTGTCATCGATTGTAAGCTTTTAAATTCACAAATATTTAGCTGGCTTGAGATTACAAGTAATAGAGTACATTCTACACTGAAGCAAAAACCGAGAGAACTGTTTGAAATAGAAAAGAAGGCTCTGCTGCCACTTGTAAAAACAGCAGAGCCGAGGAGTTCATTAATGATACATACGAAAAGTAATTCTACAAACAAAAAGGTTTTTGTGTCAATAGATAAAAACAACAACTTTTTTAGAAAAACCGAATATTCAAAAGAGGATAATAAACTTTATTTAAAAATATTGGATGATAAAGTAAAAATAGAACCACAAACCTCTTTGAAAGATTATGAGGATTTGTTACAGGAGGCTGTAAATGAGTAG
- a CDS encoding helix-turn-helix transcriptional regulator yields the protein MERLLTIQQVTEIVGFKKPTIYKYIREQNFPKPIKTGNRASRWSYQEVMEWIENLKQNREVNNEKVS from the coding sequence ATGGAAAGATTATTAACAATACAACAGGTTACCGAGATTGTAGGTTTTAAAAAACCAACAATTTATAAGTATATCAGAGAACAAAACTTTCCGAAACCTATAAAGACAGGAAATAGAGCTTCAAGATGGAGCTATCAAGAAGTAATGGAATGGATAGAAAATTTAAAACAAAACAGGGAGGTTAACAATGAAAAAGTTTCTTAA
- a CDS encoding helix-turn-helix domain-containing protein — protein sequence MTNEEFKQLLKKAGLNKKEFAKVANISYNTIRNWNNVPSWVMPFIQNYIKAKTLDNVKDVVCDEVKSSNITSDKSSPVGEKDE from the coding sequence ATGACTAATGAAGAGTTTAAACAACTTCTTAAAAAAGCTGGATTGAATAAAAAAGAATTTGCTAAAGTTGCTAACATCAGTTATAACACTATTAGAAATTGGAATAATGTTCCATCGTGGGTAATGCCTTTTATTCAAAACTACATCAAAGCCAAAACTCTTGATAATGTTAAAGATGTTGTTTGTGATGAGGTTAAATCTTCTAATATTACTTCTGATAAAAGCTCTCCAGTAGGTGAGAAAGATGAGTGA
- a CDS encoding Nif11-like leader peptide family natural product precursor, with amino-acid sequence MNLKELRNQIKQSLNRENVAAMLQALGYEVNRDYKFKIRDERTPSSSIRRDGYIKDFGSGWGGDIVAFIHEHHNTPLKEATLWVAQCLGIRYE; translated from the coding sequence GTGAATCTAAAAGAGCTTAGAAACCAGATAAAGCAAAGTTTAAACAGGGAAAATGTAGCTGCAATGCTGCAAGCTTTAGGATATGAAGTTAACAGAGATTACAAATTTAAAATAAGAGATGAAAGAACCCCGTCATCTTCTATTAGGAGAGATGGCTATATCAAGGACTTTGGCAGCGGATGGGGAGGCGATATAGTTGCATTTATCCACGAACACCATAACACACCATTAAAAGAAGCTACCCTTTGGGTAGCCCAGTGTTTAGGGATAAGATATGAATAA
- a CDS encoding primase-helicase family protein produces MSLRLQEAIKKVKTLEAQEKNLEPVSEISEATNDIVTQKRPNYKEFKANNWIKKDNVEILNELDKKGSAIWLKSDGSLAYRLDKDGQIESAEATKAKIVLSNILDKNISIFTSKADINPTDLILVQKEIFDPHINAEFFKKAGAYYRNVFKPTRYMTLTETPKKDPKLILDFIYHLVTYDDKYFDYFINWIAYFWQTMIRPNTAIALKGTQGTGKGIFFEEIIRQLWGLEQTIQINDNILKSHFLRPIFENKLFYNLDEVSQGYKDNKRLKGMLKGLVTNDYILLEEKHKNIKEPIHLKGAVLVTSNEPKFLEIEAGDRRYTIFSSNKKLIEVNFLVGSYEDLKRRIHQELDDFARLLYHYPVDYEKANIVMNTPEKEALIEATNDKYTLFAHAIKTKNLDFFSHLKDKLSLTYNEIEQSFKRGEIKRSNLKEWYEKTFGEEVHPKTLLRELKTRDIIFSNTKTIKGDVYIIIP; encoded by the coding sequence ATGAGTTTAAGACTACAAGAAGCAATCAAAAAGGTTAAAACATTAGAGGCTCAAGAAAAAAACCTTGAGCCAGTAAGCGAGATAAGCGAAGCAACTAATGATATTGTAACACAAAAACGACCAAATTATAAAGAATTCAAAGCTAATAATTGGATAAAAAAAGACAATGTAGAGATACTTAATGAATTGGATAAAAAAGGGAGTGCCATTTGGCTTAAAAGCGATGGCTCTTTGGCATATAGATTAGATAAAGATGGGCAAATAGAGTCAGCAGAAGCGACAAAGGCAAAGATAGTTTTATCAAATATATTAGATAAAAACATCTCCATTTTTACATCTAAAGCAGATATAAATCCAACCGATTTAATACTGGTGCAAAAAGAGATTTTTGACCCTCATATTAATGCGGAATTTTTCAAAAAAGCAGGTGCATATTACAGAAATGTTTTTAAACCTACTCGATATATGACGCTAACGGAAACGCCAAAGAAAGACCCTAAACTCATTCTTGATTTTATATATCATTTGGTTACCTATGACGATAAGTATTTTGACTATTTTATCAATTGGATTGCTTATTTTTGGCAAACAATGATACGACCAAATACAGCAATTGCCCTTAAAGGAACGCAAGGAACGGGAAAAGGGATATTTTTTGAAGAGATTATAAGGCAACTGTGGGGTTTAGAGCAAACGATACAGATAAACGACAATATTTTAAAAAGCCATTTTTTAAGACCTATTTTTGAAAATAAACTTTTTTATAATCTTGATGAAGTATCGCAAGGATACAAAGACAATAAACGCCTAAAGGGAATGCTTAAAGGATTGGTAACAAACGATTACATCTTACTTGAAGAAAAACACAAAAACATAAAAGAGCCGATACATTTAAAAGGTGCGGTATTGGTAACTTCCAATGAGCCAAAATTTTTGGAGATTGAAGCAGGAGACAGGAGATATACTATATTCTCAAGCAATAAAAAGCTCATTGAAGTTAATTTTTTAGTTGGCAGCTATGAAGATTTAAAAAGAAGGATACATCAAGAGCTTGACGACTTTGCAAGACTGCTTTATCACTATCCAGTTGATTACGAAAAAGCCAATATAGTAATGAATACTCCAGAAAAAGAGGCTCTTATCGAAGCTACAAACGATAAATACACTCTTTTTGCGCACGCCATAAAAACAAAAAATTTAGACTTTTTTTCTCATCTAAAAGATAAATTGTCTCTAACTTATAATGAGATAGAACAATCCTTTAAAAGAGGTGAAATAAAAAGAAGCAATCTTAAAGAGTGGTATGAAAAAACTTTTGGTGAGGAAGTGCATCCAAAAACACTATTAAGAGAACTAAAAACAAGAGATATAATTTTTTCTAATACTAAAACAATCAAGGGTGATGTGTATATTATCATTCCTTGA
- the trpA gene encoding tryptophan synthase subunit alpha, with protein sequence MKKLVAYITSALPDREFTVDLALAMKENGVDSIELGIPFSDPVADGPVIEEANVRALQNGFKIADTFYISEKIAKTVDTLWMGYFNPFYHKGMDYFLDEAKKLDVSGFIIPDLPYEEALTYRAMFDEKEIALIDFVAPTDSEERIKTIVKDSKKFIYLVAYTGITGSDKKEDVSPIVENIKKYTDTPVYIGFGVNEKTAKEKAAYCDGVIVGSAFVKILLSDLTSKEKIDKICELSGKIKDLINS encoded by the coding sequence TTGAAAAAGCTAGTTGCCTATATAACTTCAGCACTACCGGATAGAGAGTTTACCGTAGATCTTGCGTTGGCGATGAAAGAAAATGGTGTGGATTCTATAGAGCTTGGGATTCCTTTTTCAGATCCGGTTGCAGACGGCCCGGTAATAGAAGAGGCTAACGTAAGAGCTCTTCAAAATGGATTTAAAATAGCGGATACCTTTTATATCAGCGAAAAGATCGCAAAAACAGTAGATACTTTATGGATGGGATATTTCAACCCTTTTTATCATAAAGGGATGGACTATTTTTTAGATGAGGCTAAGAAGCTTGACGTTAGCGGATTTATAATTCCAGACCTTCCTTATGAGGAGGCTTTGACCTATAGAGCTATGTTTGACGAAAAAGAGATAGCTCTTATCGATTTTGTAGCGCCAACAGATAGTGAAGAGAGAATAAAAACAATAGTAAAAGACTCCAAAAAGTTTATTTACCTTGTTGCTTATACCGGGATTACCGGTAGCGATAAGAAAGAGGATGTATCACCAATAGTTGAAAATATAAAAAAATATACCGATACTCCTGTATATATCGGTTTTGGCGTCAATGAAAAGACGGCAAAAGAGAAGGCCGCTTATTGTGACGGTGTGATTGTTGGAAGTGCTTTTGTTAAGATACTTTTATCCGACTTGACAAGTAAAGAGAAAATTGATAAAATATGCGAGCTTTCAGGAAAGATTAAGGATTTGATAAACTCCTAA
- the panB gene encoding 3-methyl-2-oxobutanoate hydroxymethyltransferase, producing the protein MNKKQTITSIKEAKGKEPLVMITAYDALFAKLVEPYADMILVGDSLNMSFLGKSDTLSATIEQMIYHTNAVCNGAKKSFVICDMPFGTYNTKEEALQNSIKVYKETPADAVKIEGGKDKAHIIEYLTKNGIAVVGHIGLLPQNVRSEGGYRVKGKDEIEIDELIEDAKAVEKAGAFCIVIEGVKPKAAKEVTKSVKIPTIGIGAGADTDGQVLVWSDMLGFFEEFKPKFVKRYLNGAELVKDALKNFAKEVKSREFPDEKHSY; encoded by the coding sequence ATGAATAAAAAACAAACAATAACATCCATAAAAGAGGCAAAAGGCAAAGAGCCTCTTGTGATGATTACGGCTTACGATGCACTTTTTGCAAAATTGGTAGAACCATATGCCGACATGATATTGGTTGGTGACAGTCTCAATATGAGTTTTTTGGGAAAATCCGATACGCTTTCTGCAACTATAGAACAGATGATATACCACACAAACGCAGTTTGTAACGGTGCAAAAAAAAGTTTTGTTATATGCGATATGCCCTTTGGAACCTATAACACAAAAGAGGAGGCCTTGCAAAATTCGATAAAGGTATATAAAGAGACTCCAGCCGATGCAGTTAAAATTGAGGGTGGAAAAGATAAAGCCCACATAATAGAGTATTTAACTAAAAACGGAATAGCCGTTGTAGGCCATATCGGACTACTACCTCAAAATGTAAGAAGTGAGGGCGGTTACAGAGTCAAAGGAAAAGATGAGATCGAAATAGATGAGCTGATAGAAGATGCAAAAGCGGTAGAAAAAGCCGGAGCTTTTTGCATAGTTATAGAAGGCGTAAAACCAAAAGCTGCGAAAGAGGTTACTAAAAGTGTCAAAATTCCTACTATAGGTATAGGTGCGGGAGCGGATACGGACGGACAAGTTCTTGTTTGGTCGGATATGCTTGGATTTTTCGAAGAGTTTAAACCAAAGTTTGTTAAAAGATATCTAAATGGCGCCGAGCTTGTCAAAGATGCTTTGAAAAACTTTGCAAAAGAGGTAAAATCAAGAGAGTTTCCTGACGAGAAACATAGCTACTAA
- the ruvB gene encoding Holliday junction branch migration DNA helicase RuvB gives MERIVEIEKFSEEGGFENSLRPSRWDEYIGQEKIKKNLKVFIKASKKRDEALDHILFFGPPGLGKTTLAHIIAQDMESNIKITAAPMIEKSGDLAAILTNLEEGDILFIDEIHRLSPAIEEILYPAMEDFRLDIIIGSGPAAQTIKIDIPRFTLIGATTRAGMLSNPLRDRFGMHFRMQFYTPNELAKIIQNASEKLGKKIEDDAALEISKRSRGTPRVALRLLRRVRDFAEVENEQIITLNRAKIALNELGVDERGFDELDIKLLNLLASSKGKPLGLNTIAAALSEDEGTIEDVIEPFLLANGYIERTARGRVATPKTYELLKLSPKIQDTLF, from the coding sequence ATGGAAAGAATAGTAGAGATTGAAAAGTTTAGCGAAGAGGGTGGATTTGAAAACTCTCTTAGACCTTCAAGATGGGATGAATATATCGGACAGGAAAAAATCAAAAAAAACCTCAAAGTATTTATAAAAGCTAGCAAAAAAAGAGACGAAGCACTCGATCATATCCTTTTTTTCGGCCCTCCTGGACTGGGTAAAACCACTTTAGCTCATATCATTGCGCAAGATATGGAATCAAACATAAAAATAACCGCGGCGCCTATGATAGAAAAGAGCGGAGATTTGGCCGCGATTTTGACAAATCTTGAAGAGGGAGACATACTTTTTATAGATGAGATACATCGACTTTCTCCAGCAATTGAAGAGATTTTGTATCCTGCTATGGAAGATTTCAGACTAGATATCATCATAGGAAGCGGACCCGCAGCTCAAACTATAAAGATAGATATTCCAAGATTCACTCTCATAGGTGCGACAACAAGAGCCGGAATGCTTAGTAATCCTTTGAGAGATAGATTTGGGATGCATTTTCGTATGCAGTTTTATACGCCCAACGAGTTAGCAAAAATCATACAAAACGCCTCAGAGAAACTTGGAAAAAAGATAGAAGATGACGCAGCTCTTGAAATCTCAAAAAGAAGTAGAGGAACTCCAAGGGTTGCCCTTAGACTTCTTAGAAGAGTAAGAGATTTTGCGGAAGTAGAAAACGAACAGATTATCACTTTAAATAGAGCCAAAATAGCTTTAAATGAGCTAGGCGTAGATGAAAGAGGATTTGATGAGTTGGATATAAAACTTTTAAATCTTCTTGCCTCATCAAAAGGAAAACCTCTTGGGCTTAACACTATTGCGGCCGCTTTAAGTGAAGATGAAGGAACAATCGAAGATGTAATAGAACCTTTTTTATTGGCTAACGGATATATCGAAAGAACTGCTAGAGGAAGAGTGGCAACACCGAAAACTTACGAACTACTAAAACTTTCACCTAAAATACAAGATACACTCTTTTAA
- a CDS encoding AI-2E family transporter, whose product MKSTHFLGILILVIGYFTYKIFYPFLETITIAILLTVATYRINHFFIKKTRHKTISALLSTAAISILFFAPIVYLITSAATTIANIDINYIKEIYSNIHNWITDFVSQNRFFKNSNILEFIEKIDLNETVHKLITVASFLATKSAKFLKDITLILIFYFFLNLYGRDILLYFQRIAPLSKEESSKLFENLANVMGVVFSSILVTAFFEGILFGIIAQLYGYNGLMFGILYGFASLIPVVGGVLMWLPLSIHQFALGNINAAITIALYSIIVISLIADTFIKPIIIKYIDSLMIKKDIYVNELLIFFSIVAGLASYGFWGMIFGPAVITLLISIFNIYPEVSKSSK is encoded by the coding sequence TTGAAATCGACACATTTTTTAGGTATTCTTATCCTGGTTATCGGATATTTTACATATAAAATATTCTATCCTTTTTTAGAAACCATAACAATTGCCATTTTACTAACAGTTGCTACCTACAGAATAAACCACTTTTTCATAAAAAAGACAAGACACAAAACCATTTCGGCACTTCTTAGTACCGCCGCTATATCTATACTCTTTTTCGCACCTATAGTCTACCTCATTACAAGTGCGGCAACAACTATAGCCAATATAGATATAAACTACATAAAAGAGATTTACTCAAATATTCACAACTGGATTACAGACTTTGTTTCTCAAAATAGATTCTTTAAAAATAGTAATATTTTAGAATTTATAGAAAAGATAGACCTAAACGAAACCGTTCATAAACTAATAACCGTAGCTTCTTTTTTAGCTACAAAAAGTGCCAAGTTTTTAAAAGATATAACCCTGATTTTGATTTTCTACTTTTTTTTAAACCTTTACGGAAGAGATATTTTACTCTATTTTCAAAGGATTGCTCCTCTATCAAAAGAAGAGAGCTCAAAACTTTTTGAAAATCTAGCAAATGTCATGGGAGTGGTTTTTAGCTCAATTTTAGTTACGGCTTTTTTTGAGGGGATACTCTTTGGAATAATTGCTCAATTATACGGATATAATGGATTAATGTTTGGTATATTATATGGTTTTGCTTCTTTGATTCCGGTAGTTGGTGGAGTTTTAATGTGGCTACCTTTATCTATCCATCAATTCGCCCTTGGAAATATAAACGCTGCTATTACAATAGCACTCTACTCAATTATAGTTATATCCTTAATAGCCGATACATTTATAAAACCTATAATTATTAAATATATAGACTCCCTAATGATTAAAAAAGATATCTATGTTAATGAACTCTTAATCTTTTTCTCTATAGTTGCTGGACTAGCAAGCTACGGCTTTTGGGGTATGATTTTTGGACCTGCCGTTATAACGCTTTTGATTTCGATTTTTAACATTTATCCTGAAGTAAGCAAAAGCAGCAAATAG
- a CDS encoding glutathionylspermidine synthase family protein — translation MVRLKKIEPLSSGYLESIGFKWHTDSDGSPYVADELVVLSEDEANAYYEAANELYDMYVEAAQYVIENNLFHELNIPFNLADIIKKSWENDVHWHIYSRFDFAGGIDDKPIKLLEFNSDTPTALFETAILQWAMLKYNGLNEAKQFNNVYEAIKDNFKRTVTLHKDISNFDKWYEGWKILFSSIKGSIEDENTTKLLQIMASEAGFETDFCYADEVGFSDEGIFCNEKNFEFWFKLIPWEDIAIEEPQLAAILTNIVKNQKAIIFNPPYTLLFQSKGMMKILWDLFPDHPLLLKTSFEPIEGKKFVEKRCFGREGENVVIYDENGDLIEKKDGEYGNFKPIYQEFIELPKDERGRVYQAGVFFAYEGCGVGFRRGELIIDNMSKFVGHIIE, via the coding sequence GTGGTCAGACTAAAAAAAATTGAGCCTTTAAGCTCAGGGTATCTTGAAAGTATAGGTTTTAAATGGCATACCGATAGTGATGGCTCACCTTATGTAGCCGATGAATTAGTTGTTTTGAGTGAAGATGAGGCAAATGCCTACTATGAAGCGGCCAACGAATTGTACGATATGTATGTAGAGGCTGCGCAATACGTTATAGAGAACAATCTTTTTCATGAGCTAAACATACCTTTTAATCTTGCTGATATTATAAAAAAAAGTTGGGAAAACGACGTTCACTGGCATATCTACTCAAGATTTGATTTTGCCGGAGGAATCGATGATAAACCTATAAAGCTTTTAGAGTTTAACTCCGATACTCCAACAGCTCTTTTTGAAACAGCCATATTACAGTGGGCGATGTTAAAATATAACGGTCTCAATGAGGCAAAACAGTTCAATAATGTTTATGAGGCTATAAAAGATAATTTTAAACGGACTGTTACTCTCCATAAGGATATCTCTAATTTTGATAAGTGGTATGAGGGATGGAAAATACTCTTTAGTTCCATAAAAGGCAGCATTGAGGATGAAAATACTACAAAGCTTCTTCAAATTATGGCAAGTGAAGCTGGTTTTGAGACAGATTTTTGCTACGCAGATGAGGTAGGATTTAGTGATGAGGGTATCTTTTGTAATGAGAAAAATTTCGAATTTTGGTTTAAATTGATACCGTGGGAGGATATAGCTATCGAAGAACCTCAGTTAGCCGCAATTTTGACGAATATAGTCAAAAATCAAAAAGCGATTATTTTTAATCCTCCTTATACTCTTTTATTTCAAAGTAAAGGGATGATGAAGATATTGTGGGATCTCTTCCCAGATCATCCCCTACTTTTAAAGACCTCTTTTGAGCCTATAGAAGGAAAAAAATTTGTAGAGAAAAGGTGCTTTGGTAGAGAGGGAGAAAATGTTGTTATTTATGATGAAAACGGTGATTTAATAGAAAAAAAAGATGGTGAGTATGGAAATTTTAAACCTATATATCAAGAGTTTATAGAACTTCCAAAAGATGAGAGGGGAAGAGTCTATCAAGCCGGAGTATTTTTTGCTTATGAAGGTTGTGGTGTAGGTTTTAGAAGAGGTGAATTGATAATAGATAATATGAGCAAATTTGTGGGGCATATTATTGAGTGA
- a CDS encoding UPF0323 family lipoprotein, which yields MRHIRKISEYAMVGGLGAFLIMGITGCEQKSSQNQNNAFEEAVQKQGAFVVIQEVSPGSYKIVEEYPSSQTRVILRDINGSERILSKDELDRLVKEEAKKIENNQSSLTNPQIHSQMSLGEIILASAAGAIIGSWLGSKLFKNPTYQQQRQKSYSSPSVYQRSMESFKKRKTASFNKSSSTKSGFFSKTGQSSKSSFSFGG from the coding sequence TTGAGACATATAAGAAAAATATCTGAATATGCTATGGTTGGCGGACTGGGCGCCTTTTTGATAATGGGAATAACTGGTTGCGAACAAAAAAGTTCACAAAATCAAAATAACGCTTTTGAAGAAGCCGTCCAAAAACAGGGGGCTTTTGTAGTTATTCAAGAAGTTAGTCCAGGAAGCTATAAGATAGTAGAAGAGTATCCAAGTTCCCAAACCAGAGTCATTTTAAGAGACATCAATGGCTCAGAGAGAATTTTGAGTAAAGATGAGCTAGATAGACTGGTAAAAGAGGAAGCTAAAAAAATAGAAAATAATCAAAGCTCTTTAACAAATCCGCAAATTCACAGTCAGATGAGTTTAGGAGAGATAATATTGGCAAGTGCGGCAGGTGCCATTATAGGAAGCTGGCTTGGTAGCAAACTTTTTAAAAATCCTACATATCAGCAGCAAAGACAAAAAAGCTATAGTTCGCCGTCCGTTTATCAAAGAAGTATGGAGTCTTTTAAAAAGAGAAAAACGGCCTCTTTTAACAAAAGTTCATCCACAAAAAGCGGTTTTTTCTCTAAAACCGGACAAAGTTCCAAGTCTAGTTTTTCTTTTGGAGGGTAA
- the lgt gene encoding prolipoprotein diacylglyceryl transferase produces MTQWQYIYDKFDPVAFYIFNYPVHWYGIMYVLALLVALWFAEYLVKKDGLPISKKELEAFFIYVEIGVILGARLGYIIFYDTHTLYYLTHPWQIFNPFMNGTFVGIRGMSYHGALIGFLIATFIYAKRYKKDFWFLMDIVAISVPLGYIFGRIGNFLNQELIGRETDVAWGIYVNGVLRHPSQLYEAFLEGLLIFVILYWYRKRKSFEGELILLYGFLYGFFRFVAEFFRAPDIQLGYICCGWMTMGQILSIIMMIVSIILYFYLWRKRVETYKKNI; encoded by the coding sequence ATGACACAATGGCAATATATATACGATAAATTTGATCCTGTAGCCTTTTATATTTTTAATTATCCCGTACATTGGTACGGGATAATGTATGTTTTAGCTCTTCTTGTAGCTCTATGGTTTGCCGAATATTTAGTAAAAAAAGATGGACTTCCTATTTCTAAAAAAGAGCTTGAAGCCTTTTTTATCTATGTAGAGATAGGCGTAATTTTAGGGGCAAGATTAGGGTATATTATCTTTTATGACACTCACACATTATACTATCTAACTCATCCGTGGCAGATTTTTAATCCGTTTATGAACGGAACGTTTGTTGGTATAAGGGGAATGAGTTATCATGGCGCTCTTATAGGTTTTTTGATAGCTACTTTTATTTATGCTAAAAGATATAAGAAAGACTTTTGGTTTTTGATGGATATAGTGGCGATTTCGGTACCTCTTGGTTATATTTTCGGAAGAATCGGCAATTTTTTAAATCAAGAGCTGATTGGTAGAGAGACTGATGTGGCTTGGGGGATATATGTAAATGGAGTTTTAAGGCATCCGTCTCAACTTTATGAAGCGTTTTTGGAAGGTCTTTTAATATTTGTTATTCTTTACTGGTATAGAAAAAGAAAGAGTTTTGAGGGGGAGTTGATATTACTTTACGGATTTTTATACGGATTTTTCAGATTTGTAGCGGAGTTTTTTAGGGCTCCTGACATTCAGCTAGGATATATCTGCTGTGGCTGGATGACGATGGGACAGATTTTATCTATAATTATGATGATAGTTAGCATTATTTTATATTTTTATCTATGGAGAAAGAGAGTTGAGACATATAAGAAAAATATCTGA
- a CDS encoding carbonic anhydrase, whose amino-acid sequence MKKIATGVMVASLLLSGVAIASDHGHDHGKEHKGHWGYSGDTGPAHWGDLKDSYFMCKEGKNQSPIDINRVIEADLPKLDITYAGNSVSVVNNGHTIKVNTQGKNEIVVDGVTFTLKQFHFHTPSENTVKGEQFPMEVHFVHLDKDGNIAVIGIMFKEGKRNAALDKFLSKLPKEINHVALLDEMFNPGELFPKKLDYYRFNGSLTTPPCTEGVRWIVLKNEVEASKEQLSLMRKVMGKNNRPVQPLNARCILE is encoded by the coding sequence ATGAAAAAGATTGCTACGGGAGTTATGGTAGCTAGTTTATTGCTGAGCGGAGTGGCTATTGCCTCTGATCACGGACATGATCACGGAAAAGAGCATAAAGGCCATTGGGGCTATAGTGGCGATACAGGACCTGCTCATTGGGGTGACTTGAAAGATAGCTATTTTATGTGTAAAGAGGGTAAAAACCAGTCACCGATAGATATAAATAGAGTTATAGAAGCAGATTTACCTAAACTTGATATTACTTATGCGGGAAATTCGGTTAGTGTTGTAAATAACGGACATACGATAAAAGTCAATACTCAAGGGAAAAATGAAATTGTCGTTGATGGAGTTACGTTTACCCTTAAACAGTTTCATTTCCATACTCCTAGTGAAAACACGGTAAAAGGCGAGCAATTTCCTATGGAGGTACATTTCGTTCATTTAGATAAAGATGGAAACATTGCTGTGATAGGAATTATGTTTAAAGAGGGAAAAAGAAACGCTGCGTTAGATAAGTTTTTATCAAAGTTACCAAAAGAGATCAACCATGTGGCTCTGTTAGACGAGATGTTTAATCCGGGAGAACTTTTTCCTAAAAAACTAGACTATTATAGATTTAACGGTTCATTAACAACTCCTCCTTGTACTGAGGGAGTGAGATGGATAGTGCTTAAAAATGAAGTCGAAGCTTCAAAAGAGCAGCTGTCTCTGATGAGAAAAGTAATGGGTAAAAATAATAGACCTGTTCAGCCTCTAAATGCAAGATGTATTCTTGAATAA